In a single window of the Halopiger xanaduensis SH-6 genome:
- a CDS encoding DUF4177 domain-containing protein produces the protein MSESEVTRWEYETLRPPRDETQKEAEDPKAELNQLGAEGWEFVETIDYEGGGTKYLVFKRPAQSGEPV, from the coding sequence ATGTCCGAATCAGAAGTGACCCGCTGGGAGTACGAAACGCTTCGCCCACCGCGCGATGAGACCCAAAAAGAAGCAGAGGATCCGAAAGCAGAGTTGAATCAACTCGGTGCAGAGGGCTGGGAGTTTGTGGAGACAATCGACTACGAGGGAGGTGGCACCAAGTACCTCGTTTTCAAGCGACCTGCCCAATCGGGTGAGCCAGTATGA
- a CDS encoding PAS domain S-box protein, producing the protein MASDRVTDSETLSAVASTGSVHEPVTTSEIADILGCSRRTVYNNLEELHDRGAVHTKKVGAQARVWWRPANTSNEHPISVSGEEKYRTLFESINQGFCIIEMLFDDTGDPVDFRFLETNPAFEELTGLRDAEGERMHDLEPEHEQYWFDRYGEVVQTGVPVEFEAEAEALDRWYDVYAFPFGDHESQQVAVLFDDITERKQAEAKLQTSKERFRALVTASSDVVYRMSPDWSEMQELEGKEFLADTDEPISDWLDKYIHPDEQPRVTEAIDEAIRTKSTFELEHRVERDDGSTGWTFSRAVPMLDEDGEIEEWIGMASDITERKQHERELERSEQRYRTIAEHVPNGLVTLFDHDLEYTLAAGRGFNRIPVEPDDLEGTKFHEVWPDEIAAELRPVFQAALAGEEHSVELEYAGHEWILHAVPITDERGEVFAGMTMAQDITEQKERERYLRDAKSQLEAATEAGAVGTWEWDVRTDEMVVGPSFARTFGVNPDAAQQGVSLDRFIDAIHEDDRDRVVTEIEAAVETCGEYESEYRVWNADGELRWVVARGRVECDDDGEPLTFPGALTDITERKRAELERRRNEEQLQTLFETLPVGVVVADADGSLIRTNDTTKEIWGGDILDADSVAEYEQYSVRWADSGESVAAEEMTMSRVLDGEEVREPDIFEIAVDDGERRIVRIEGMPVRSPDGDVTRGVITITDITDRREYQRKLAESERRYRTLIENFPEGAVGLFDEDLEYTAVGGQLLDEIGIDPDERVGNTIMDIHSSDWVDEIKPYFHAALEGESNEFDLELYDRHLYAHTLPVRNGDDEIFAGMIVVQNVTERREYQRKLEESNERLEQFAYAASHDLQEPLRMVTSYLQLIEKRYADAFDEDGEEFLEYAVDGAERMREMIDALLEYSRIETRGDPFEPVDLNEILEDVRTDLQVQIAESDADITVEELPHLEGDASQLRQLFQNLLDNAITYSGDDPPLIHVDADRRGNEWVISVEDNGIGIEPDKQERVFTVFDRLHSREEYDGTGIGLALCQRIVERHGGEIWVDSEPGDGATFSFTLPAGSEHDL; encoded by the coding sequence ATGGCTTCTGACCGGGTGACGGACTCCGAGACTCTCAGTGCAGTCGCCAGCACAGGGTCAGTCCATGAACCCGTCACGACGAGCGAAATCGCCGACATACTCGGATGTTCTCGGCGCACTGTCTACAACAATCTCGAGGAACTTCACGACCGCGGTGCGGTTCACACGAAGAAAGTTGGTGCCCAGGCGCGTGTCTGGTGGCGTCCTGCTAACACCTCGAACGAGCATCCCATATCCGTCAGCGGTGAGGAGAAGTACCGAACGTTGTTCGAATCCATCAATCAGGGGTTTTGTATCATCGAGATGCTGTTCGATGATACGGGCGATCCCGTTGATTTTCGCTTTCTGGAGACAAATCCGGCGTTCGAGGAACTGACCGGATTGAGAGACGCAGAGGGCGAACGGATGCACGATTTGGAGCCTGAGCACGAGCAATATTGGTTCGACCGCTACGGTGAAGTCGTCCAGACAGGTGTGCCAGTAGAATTCGAAGCAGAGGCAGAAGCATTAGACCGCTGGTACGACGTGTACGCATTTCCGTTTGGAGACCACGAGAGCCAGCAAGTCGCGGTCCTTTTCGACGATATAACTGAGCGCAAGCAGGCCGAGGCGAAACTTCAGACGAGCAAAGAACGATTCCGTGCACTGGTCACTGCCAGCTCGGACGTGGTGTATCGCATGAGCCCCGATTGGAGCGAGATGCAAGAACTCGAGGGTAAAGAGTTCCTCGCTGATACGGACGAACCGATCAGCGACTGGCTCGATAAATACATTCATCCGGACGAACAGCCGCGAGTCACCGAGGCCATCGACGAAGCAATCCGGACGAAAAGTACGTTCGAGTTGGAACACCGGGTGGAACGGGACGACGGGAGCACGGGCTGGACGTTCTCGCGTGCGGTCCCGATGCTGGACGAGGACGGTGAGATCGAGGAATGGATCGGCATGGCGAGCGATATTACCGAACGGAAACAGCACGAGCGGGAACTCGAACGGTCCGAGCAACGCTACCGGACTATCGCCGAGCACGTTCCGAACGGGCTCGTCACGCTGTTCGATCACGACCTTGAGTACACGCTGGCTGCGGGTCGGGGCTTCAACCGGATTCCCGTCGAGCCCGATGACCTTGAGGGGACGAAGTTCCACGAGGTCTGGCCCGACGAGATCGCCGCCGAACTCCGACCGGTGTTTCAGGCTGCCCTCGCGGGCGAAGAACACTCGGTCGAACTCGAGTACGCCGGCCACGAATGGATCCTCCACGCGGTCCCGATCACCGACGAGCGCGGCGAGGTCTTTGCCGGGATGACGATGGCCCAAGACATCACCGAGCAGAAGGAGCGCGAACGGTACCTCCGGGACGCCAAATCCCAGCTCGAAGCGGCGACGGAGGCAGGTGCGGTCGGGACGTGGGAGTGGGACGTCCGGACCGACGAGATGGTCGTCGGCCCGTCGTTCGCCCGGACGTTCGGCGTCAATCCAGACGCGGCGCAGCAGGGGGTCTCGCTCGACCGGTTCATTGACGCCATCCACGAGGACGACCGCGACCGGGTGGTCACTGAGATCGAAGCGGCCGTCGAAACCTGCGGCGAATACGAGTCCGAGTACCGCGTGTGGAACGCCGACGGCGAGCTGCGCTGGGTCGTCGCCCGCGGCCGCGTTGAGTGTGACGATGACGGCGAGCCGCTGACGTTCCCCGGCGCGCTGACCGACATCACTGAGCGCAAGCGCGCCGAACTCGAGCGCCGGCGCAACGAGGAGCAACTCCAGACACTGTTCGAAACTCTCCCGGTCGGCGTCGTCGTCGCCGACGCAGACGGGTCGCTGATCAGAACCAACGACACGACCAAGGAGATTTGGGGTGGCGACATATTAGACGCCGACTCGGTAGCGGAGTACGAACAGTACTCGGTCCGATGGGCGGACTCGGGCGAGTCGGTGGCAGCCGAGGAGATGACGATGAGCCGTGTCCTCGACGGGGAAGAGGTTCGGGAGCCGGACATCTTCGAGATCGCGGTCGACGATGGCGAACGCCGAATCGTCCGCATCGAGGGAATGCCGGTTCGGAGCCCCGACGGCGACGTAACTCGGGGCGTCATCACGATTACGGACATCACCGACCGCCGCGAGTACCAGCGCAAACTCGCCGAAAGCGAACGCCGGTACCGGACGCTCATTGAGAACTTCCCAGAGGGCGCGGTTGGTCTCTTTGACGAGGACCTCGAGTACACGGCCGTCGGCGGACAACTACTCGATGAAATCGGGATTGATCCGGACGAGCGCGTCGGAAACACCATCATGGACATCCACTCGAGCGATTGGGTGGACGAAATCAAGCCGTACTTCCACGCGGCGCTTGAGGGAGAGTCGAACGAGTTCGACCTCGAACTGTACGATCGGCACCTCTACGCCCATACGTTGCCGGTCAGAAACGGCGACGATGAGATCTTCGCCGGCATGATCGTCGTTCAAAACGTCACCGAACGCCGCGAGTACCAGCGGAAACTCGAGGAGTCCAACGAGCGGTTGGAACAGTTCGCCTACGCGGCCTCCCACGATCTGCAAGAGCCGTTGCGGATGGTCACAAGCTACCTCCAGCTCATCGAGAAGCGCTACGCCGACGCTTTCGACGAGGACGGCGAGGAGTTCCTCGAGTACGCCGTGGACGGGGCCGAGCGCATGCGCGAGATGATCGACGCCTTACTCGAGTACTCGCGGATCGAGACACGGGGCGATCCGTTCGAGCCCGTCGACCTGAACGAGATTCTCGAGGATGTACGCACGGATCTCCAGGTTCAGATTGCAGAGAGCGATGCCGACATTACGGTCGAGGAACTTCCCCATCTCGAGGGCGACGCCAGCCAGCTCCGACAGTTATTCCAGAACTTGCTCGACAACGCGATCACGTATAGCGGCGACGACCCACCGTTGATCCACGTCGACGCAGATCGGCGCGGCAACGAGTGGGTGATCTCGGTCGAAGACAACGGCATCGGGATCGAGCCCGACAAGCAGGAGCGGGTGTTCACGGTCTTCGATCGGCTCCATAGTCGCGAGGAGTACGACGGGACTGGCATCGGGCTCGCGCTCTGT
- a CDS encoding TRAM domain-containing protein produces the protein MEIPDDLLCLFTAELEEKNGSYIIEVPAREVSKGQLQPDQTYCAAVVQTEPTKQEVQTRNRDQPDSAAKDSEDQSRNHEQPNQEPPVEKGEQRTVEIEDLGDQGDGITRVERGYVVIVPDTEPNERVRIEITDVSENVGFAEVVERKDYYE, from the coding sequence ATGGAAATTCCAGACGACTTACTATGCCTATTCACTGCAGAACTAGAGGAAAAGAACGGAAGCTACATCATCGAAGTGCCTGCTCGTGAGGTTTCAAAAGGTCAGTTACAACCAGATCAGACCTATTGCGCAGCGGTAGTCCAAACTGAACCAACGAAGCAAGAAGTCCAAACTCGAAACCGGGATCAGCCTGATTCAGCAGCCAAAGACTCAGAAGACCAGTCCCGGAACCACGAGCAACCGAACCAAGAACCACCCGTTGAGAAAGGGGAGCAGCGCACCGTGGAAATTGAAGATCTCGGCGATCAAGGAGACGGCATCACTCGTGTTGAACGTGGTTATGTCGTTATCGTTCCTGATACCGAGCCGAACGAACGAGTGCGAATCGAAATCACGGACGTTAGTGAGAACGTCGGCTTCGCCGAAGTCGTTGAACGCAAAGACTACTACGAGTAG
- a CDS encoding sensor histidine kinase, translating into MKPVIGILSTIVGRRAILGLGSMYIVLSFVWPLVSLSRPTPLAEELIVTILVGGAGIMLFYWGYRLPQTDIRPEFFDTVAVWCFRAVAVMVGILVFIALVADLNDPAHNFLILPALAAVAGTGAGRHDARAKTRTYTLKQRNQELQETQAELEETVDQLQESEQRYRTLAENFPNGAVALLDDELRYTIVGGQGFEPLDFGAEDLQGEQIQDVYSGEILEMIESNYRETLAGEPTSFELTVQGRVFEFRTHPLTDDDGDVYAILAMTQDITERKQYEEKLEQLVADLEESNKRLEQFAYAASHDLQEPLRMVSSYLQLIERRYGEKLDEEGKELFEYALDGAERMRSMIDGLLQYSRIETMGSEFRPVDLDSVFDDVCEDLQVTIEESGAEITADRLPRVKGDENQLRQLVQNLLSNAIKYSGEEPPRVHVSAERNGEEWVVSVADHGIGIDPEDQEQIFEVFEGLHADGEYAGTGIGLAVCERIVERHGGEIWVESEPGEGSTFSFTLPAVADSVI; encoded by the coding sequence ATGAAGCCCGTGATCGGTATTCTTTCAACTATTGTTGGGCGGCGTGCTATCTTAGGTCTCGGGAGCATGTATATTGTCCTGAGTTTTGTATGGCCGTTGGTAAGTCTCTCGAGACCGACACCGCTTGCGGAGGAACTGATCGTTACTATTCTGGTTGGTGGGGCTGGTATCATGCTCTTCTATTGGGGCTATCGCCTACCGCAGACCGATATCCGGCCCGAATTCTTCGATACCGTCGCCGTTTGGTGTTTCCGCGCAGTCGCGGTGATGGTCGGCATCCTCGTCTTCATCGCACTCGTTGCCGATTTGAACGATCCGGCTCACAACTTCCTCATCCTGCCGGCGCTCGCCGCCGTCGCCGGTACCGGCGCAGGGAGACACGACGCACGGGCCAAAACACGGACATATACGCTTAAACAGCGGAACCAAGAGCTACAGGAAACACAGGCAGAGCTTGAAGAAACTGTCGACCAACTCCAAGAATCCGAGCAACGATACCGGACGCTCGCGGAGAACTTCCCGAACGGCGCGGTCGCGCTCTTGGATGACGAGTTACGTTATACAATCGTCGGCGGGCAGGGCTTCGAACCGCTCGATTTTGGCGCTGAAGATCTCCAGGGTGAACAGATTCAAGACGTGTATTCGGGCGAGATTCTAGAAATGATCGAGTCGAACTATCGTGAGACGCTCGCTGGCGAGCCGACGTCGTTCGAGTTGACGGTGCAAGGACGCGTGTTCGAGTTTCGGACGCACCCGTTGACCGATGACGACGGTGATGTGTACGCCATCTTGGCGATGACTCAGGACATCACTGAGCGCAAGCAGTACGAGGAGAAACTTGAACAGTTAGTTGCCGACCTCGAGGAATCGAATAAGCGCTTGGAGCAATTCGCTTATGCTGCCTCACATGATCTGCAAGAGCCACTGCGGATGGTTTCGTCTTACCTCCAACTCATCGAACGCCGATACGGGGAGAAACTCGACGAGGAGGGGAAGGAACTCTTCGAGTATGCTCTGGACGGTGCCGAGCGTATGCGTTCAATGATCGATGGACTACTCCAGTATTCCCGAATCGAAACGATGGGCAGCGAGTTTAGACCGGTCGATCTCGATAGCGTGTTCGACGATGTCTGTGAGGACTTACAAGTAACAATCGAAGAGAGCGGGGCAGAAATAACCGCAGACCGGCTTCCCCGTGTGAAAGGGGATGAAAACCAGCTGCGCCAACTGGTCCAGAATCTGTTGTCGAACGCGATCAAATACAGTGGTGAAGAGCCGCCGCGAGTACACGTTTCTGCCGAACGGAATGGCGAAGAGTGGGTAGTATCTGTCGCTGACCACGGAATCGGAATCGATCCCGAGGATCAGGAACAGATATTCGAGGTCTTCGAGGGGCTGCACGCCGATGGTGAGTATGCGGGAACAGGCATTGGCCTTGCAGTCTGCGAACGGATTGTTGAACGTCACGGTGGAGAGATATGGGTTGAGTCCGAACCTGGTGAGGGATCGACCTTCTCGTTCACTCTCCCAGCAGTGGCTGATTCCGTTATATAA
- a CDS encoding RPA12/RPB9/RPC11 RNA polymerase family protein — MQFCDECGSMMHTEGDTWVCRSCENKESRDSQAEAAMTTQDGQRDDGTPAVADATQGSTETMQESCPADDCDSNRAYSEIMPKPGGSYEVRLFTCVECGHKWRES; from the coding sequence ATGCAATTCTGCGACGAGTGTGGTTCGATGATGCACACGGAGGGCGACACGTGGGTGTGTCGCTCCTGTGAGAACAAGGAGTCGCGGGACTCGCAAGCAGAAGCGGCGATGACGACCCAAGATGGACAGCGGGACGACGGGACACCCGCCGTGGCTGACGCAACCCAGGGCTCCACCGAGACGATGCAGGAGTCCTGTCCGGCGGACGACTGCGACAGCAACCGAGCCTACTCCGAGATAATGCCGAAGCCGGGCGGCTCCTACGAAGTTCGGCTGTTCACCTGCGTCGAGTGCGGCCACAAGTGGCGCGAGTCCTGA
- a CDS encoding beta-class carbonic anhydrase, giving the protein MADPTDPSEPEAGQVFESVEERVDQRDDWARRRRKGIPTDKQLLVIACMDERIPVEEALGISLGDAQIFRNAGGKVTDDVIRSAALTANFFDTTEIIVINHTDCGMMSAPDDAVVDGLEDVADGSLDDVDLNPALPSLDIGDASIAEWVSMTDDIDDACQAQVDYLEDHPLIPDEVAVHGYIYEVESGALRRPGERVSEQVNTRVSE; this is encoded by the coding sequence ATGGCGGACCCAACTGACCCCTCCGAACCGGAAGCCGGACAGGTATTCGAGTCCGTGGAAGAGCGAGTCGATCAACGGGACGACTGGGCGCGCCGGCGGCGGAAAGGGATCCCCACGGACAAGCAACTGCTAGTCATCGCGTGCATGGACGAGCGAATTCCCGTCGAAGAAGCGCTCGGTATTTCCCTCGGTGACGCCCAAATATTTCGAAACGCCGGCGGGAAGGTGACCGACGACGTCATCCGGAGCGCCGCACTGACAGCGAACTTCTTCGACACGACAGAGATAATCGTCATCAACCACACGGACTGCGGGATGATGAGCGCACCGGACGACGCCGTCGTCGACGGACTCGAAGACGTTGCCGACGGCAGCCTCGACGACGTCGATCTTAACCCCGCACTCCCCAGTTTAGATATCGGGGACGCCTCGATCGCCGAGTGGGTTTCGATGACCGACGATATCGACGACGCTTGCCAAGCGCAAGTCGATTATCTCGAGGACCATCCGCTCATCCCCGATGAGGTCGCCGTCCACGGGTACATTTACGAAGTCGAAAGCGGTGCGCTCCGTCGCCCCGGCGAACGGGTGTCCGAACAGGTCAATACGCGCGTCTCCGAATAG
- a CDS encoding peroxiredoxin family protein, with protein MGLEGEQAPDFTLPSTAGNEVSLSDRLEDGPAIVIINRGHWCSFCAEQLQTFSEVSYDLWFNENVDVLPVVTDPLARVTEMRDRYDLEIQLQADPDGEVAEQYSGTEETSHGLTGISGVYVIDEEGTVRFEQVADHPADRTYGNWVRYFIRNDYEDPFGE; from the coding sequence ATGGGATTAGAAGGCGAGCAAGCACCCGATTTCACGCTCCCGAGCACCGCCGGCAACGAGGTGTCGCTTTCGGACCGACTCGAGGACGGTCCGGCCATCGTCATCATCAACCGCGGTCACTGGTGTAGCTTCTGTGCGGAACAGCTCCAGACGTTCAGCGAGGTCTCCTACGACCTCTGGTTCAACGAGAACGTCGACGTTCTGCCGGTCGTGACCGATCCGCTGGCGCGCGTCACCGAAATGCGCGATCGGTACGACCTCGAGATCCAACTGCAGGCGGATCCCGACGGCGAGGTCGCCGAGCAGTACAGCGGCACCGAGGAGACCAGCCACGGGCTCACCGGTATCTCGGGCGTGTACGTCATCGACGAGGAGGGGACGGTTCGCTTCGAACAGGTCGCGGACCACCCCGCCGATCGCACCTACGGCAACTGGGTCCGGTACTTCATCCGGAACGACTACGAGGATCCGTTCGGCGAGTAG
- a CDS encoding FAD-dependent oxidoreductase yields MTDTFVIVGGDAAGMAAASKAKRDASDLEVVVFEKGEWVSYGACGLPYYVKGEIQSLEHLVSVTPEEFREERDIDLRTGHEVVAIDPDAKTVTAEHDGGETVQPYDSLLIATGAESVVPPIDGTDLEGVYTLGSMSDGKELREYVARARKGESLQQPDRGPACRYLEDCTGSVGVVGGGYIGIEMAEALAANGFEVNLFQRGDRVLKGFSEATSEAVADHLREQDVAVHLDTEVETLSGDERVEAVVTDDDRIEVEMVLLGTGVRPRTALAEDAGIELGETGAIETDAYRETNVPDVYAAGDCAEATHVVTGEPAYVPLALTANRHGRAVGQTVTGRPTEGGAIAGTAAVKAFDVEAARTGIIDHDEAREAGFDPISETITAKSRAGYYPDGGTVTVTLTADRDTKRVLGASLVSEYGEGAVHRSHAVVGALEEGATVFDLENYDLAYAPPFNTTWDPVLVASKVLSGKLR; encoded by the coding sequence ATGACCGACACGTTCGTTATCGTCGGCGGAGACGCAGCGGGAATGGCCGCCGCGAGCAAGGCGAAACGCGACGCCTCCGACCTCGAGGTCGTCGTCTTCGAGAAAGGCGAGTGGGTGTCCTACGGTGCCTGCGGCCTCCCGTACTACGTCAAGGGCGAGATCCAGTCGCTCGAACACCTCGTCTCAGTCACGCCCGAGGAGTTCCGCGAAGAGCGCGACATCGATCTGCGGACGGGCCACGAGGTCGTCGCGATCGATCCCGACGCAAAAACGGTTACCGCCGAACACGACGGCGGTGAAACCGTCCAGCCGTACGATTCGCTCCTCATCGCGACGGGAGCCGAGTCGGTGGTCCCGCCGATCGACGGGACCGATCTCGAGGGCGTCTACACGCTGGGATCGATGAGCGACGGGAAGGAACTCCGCGAGTACGTCGCGCGAGCACGGAAGGGTGAATCCCTCCAGCAGCCCGACAGAGGACCGGCCTGCCGATATCTCGAGGACTGTACCGGCTCCGTCGGCGTCGTCGGCGGCGGCTACATCGGCATCGAGATGGCCGAGGCGCTGGCCGCGAACGGATTCGAAGTGAACCTGTTCCAGCGCGGCGATCGCGTGCTGAAGGGGTTCAGCGAGGCGACGAGCGAAGCGGTCGCCGATCACCTCCGAGAACAGGACGTCGCAGTACATCTCGACACCGAGGTGGAGACGCTTTCGGGTGACGAACGCGTCGAGGCCGTCGTCACGGACGACGACCGGATCGAGGTCGAGATGGTGCTGCTCGGAACCGGCGTTCGGCCGCGAACGGCGCTCGCCGAAGACGCCGGGATCGAACTCGGCGAAACGGGGGCGATCGAGACCGACGCCTACCGCGAGACGAACGTTCCCGACGTCTACGCGGCGGGCGACTGCGCCGAGGCGACTCACGTCGTGACGGGCGAGCCGGCGTACGTCCCGCTCGCGCTGACCGCCAACCGCCACGGCCGCGCAGTCGGACAGACCGTCACCGGTCGCCCGACCGAAGGGGGCGCGATCGCCGGCACCGCGGCCGTCAAAGCGTTCGACGTCGAGGCCGCCCGAACGGGGATCATCGACCACGACGAGGCTCGAGAAGCGGGCTTCGATCCGATCAGCGAGACCATCACGGCGAAATCCCGCGCGGGCTACTACCCCGACGGCGGGACCGTCACGGTCACGCTGACCGCCGACCGCGACACCAAACGCGTGCTCGGCGCAAGCTTGGTCAGCGAGTACGGCGAGGGCGCCGTCCATCGCAGTCACGCGGTCGTCGGGGCCCTCGAGGAGGGGGCAACCGTGTTCGACCTCGAGAACTACGACCTCGCGTACGCCCCGCCGTTCAACACTACGTGGGATCCCGTGCTCGTCGCGTCGAAGGTGCTTTCCGGGAAATTGCGATGA
- a CDS encoding DUF6884 domain-containing protein — protein MFSKSKRYCEQHHDDWYVLSAKHHLLEPDGSPIEPYDEMLTGARIRENRAWATATRNCCHFPMRLQFLYSSQSRI, from the coding sequence CTGTTCAGTAAATCCAAGAGATACTGTGAACAGCACCACGACGACTGGTATGTGCTGTCGGCAAAGCACCACCTGCTCGAGCCAGACGGGTCACCGATCGAACCGTACGACGAGATGCTCACGGGAGCTCGAATCCGCGAGAACCGAGCGTGGGCAACCGCTACGAGGAACTGCTGCCACTTCCCGATGAGACTGCAGTTTCTGTACAGCTCCCAGTCGAGGATCTAA
- a CDS encoding putative quinol monooxygenase, with amino-acid sequence MLVIHAAFPIDPDRRDEALEHVKELAEHSREEDGVVDYRVTTDVEEPNVFRFFERYEDEAAFGAHAETDHFEAFEEALPDLLSGEPEVTRFDIESASPVEL; translated from the coding sequence ATGCTCGTTATCCACGCGGCGTTTCCGATCGATCCGGATCGACGCGACGAAGCGCTTGAGCACGTCAAAGAGCTGGCTGAACACTCTCGTGAAGAAGACGGCGTCGTCGACTATCGAGTCACGACGGACGTCGAGGAACCGAATGTGTTCCGGTTCTTCGAACGATACGAGGACGAGGCTGCCTTTGGTGCGCACGCGGAAACCGACCACTTCGAGGCGTTCGAAGAGGCGCTCCCGGATCTGCTTTCGGGAGAACCGGAAGTCACCCGATTCGACATCGAGTCGGCGTCGCCAGTCGAACTGTGA